From the genome of Plasmodium malariae genome assembly, chromosome: 9, one region includes:
- the PmUG01_09044900 gene encoding condensin-2 complex subunit D3, putative, producing the protein MDKISKRKIRDDTINDDEYENNNKKKKKKSKIEKKSVNEKFNSSLNIQNNVFIKIINENKKRFESSGNNENVYRKLKANIISLNVSNVLMEHYGSFIYYEKNKIDFLLPELDNIINSSNIDLLKELCKLSFYPIYNETLSKRITEWLIKDRNQNKNIKDDNENINMSYLFSLNILLTYLIYKNDDYSNYSCLIYLNLLQWMQNDKKRLQFRLFTLKGILKRFLFCSFYFNDKEIAKIKKIDNECAINEEELEVLKCIFMSLHDSLEYMDISNLLNINDKNCIFELIKFFLDLVKRPLMHSLHILCINYLIKIVKKCYDFQFCYNINVELYDIGPHVNIFVKIVNLIFAKILSILKDIKNDENTYCIDEINNINSLIVLFFTNVINSCIRIIIPQVLFNDKLKHSYLLTNEKKNDKDGNTKDEEDFEDKVVANACNPMFSFIEIFIINNGDRHEKNMFIDLIKILVKECRKIERKYNIMKIIDDDMTMYIKGNDNKKKQDNLVDKNYVKIRKISKKRIDSSASFNLSDEYSSSVYSETEGEDFNDSDSNDADSNDADSNGADGSDADGNDADGNDADGNHTDGNDAYNGGSKDNEKDIGKGIKDNESANEECQEEAEKGKEKEEGERHEKAKKERKKKVVLNQIKNKRKSAIIVDNKKYIITYESVMVRYLNILLKYFNCEKYQIRNIILDLFLALIKKKKTSKNEYIFQNLFKLFLERLEDPNMIVKAKALSILVILTNRKYHNNILVYKFIFNKTREKINMYKIISSNIYSHRSNIRKLTIQYIEAIFETLISRKLSYKIFLIFISNYLYSLSLDAMSSVRRQVLLTVNNLFIIASEDIYIAKIWLSIIFSAITDIEETIKDEAISIFLNTFIKSSFQCTIFNTSEKKIKQILEKNKLSYFKIDTHADGNTDGLPSPNVVYEFEENENMHKIINSSFHDNVKNRGKCIHEQDEFVEGNQPFVRTFRPSVHRTTQHSTSNKMSNNSFTKNIAVEIKGKIKSEKKEKEEYDKNNDGVLLLINIWKRYIDKDLNNLFLTILKVMTKYDLLYFNMIIFCLKKKKNNMLDHFIHILNTFVYNMRYFSIRMCNTFILDFIIQLSKHYQNKINIDHILFLLNRCYKIYLMSINEVGNYTEIGEASPSNNDKSNNKNASRGDDYNGKKNEMKTHVEETNIVNQRKREAHKENELAINMVPSEQTDMDLVSDEILRKEDLMYEMNVCSMGVIKNIMLKLFTILYNLLDNINELNEDFLQKLEYTIFHFNCPLCFIYIILNILIKKKKNVNDFIDKLKGKIIFFFNNIETLPYNTVFCNVLVTFIFLIDHFRKSDSSFLATACHKLRRVYDNTANDGISERSVGNVAVGVDSVDKGTGSARERRNDCGSGDCSEEFFEDRCNIMVKNCIYLTLSVLLIDKGVPIRNELFSNFERDLKNSNTSMSILNNLIILTYYMVINFGSSCNKFVFILLRFFKHENSFIRYLSFYMLSKLISEDYVKFNNQFFFGFLYLLADKNEVIRKQSLSVYKHILLMYNKTNLINHIIEFIFVLNNFFNFKLSKHLSNIGNSFEIKNEQDRHMIYSLILENLKNSEKFSLQQKLINEYLIQYVYNYDNYYFSEDNLNEKRNNKRSVIPLNNEDNESAVLLDVLNILSSKLMKIKIKKDFAKLEEKNKNMKIKNVENSVKVLNDLMKNILKKNTLPILLSLRSIMLKDKSFFFKYMNDLIIYLCLDFKDSLDDLIPDIHVKNEIQNDCQNFVHVDAIHLHTEQADIFNKSSTSSSGGSNRRGNISNNNSSANVHINFFELSLNQMTEQREERHREELLEKKREKEKQKGKRTDLYYLHDNSSSDYDEVTDVLHGIHNGEENTSKKKKKRK; encoded by the exons atggataaaatcagtaaaaggaaaataagaGATGATACAATTAACGATGATGAATATGAaaacaacaacaaaaaaaaaaaaaaaaaaagtaaaatagaaaaaaaatctgTAAATGAAAAGTTTAATAGTAGCCTGAACATTCAGAATAAtgtgttcataaaaattattaacgaaaataaaaaaagatttgAGAGCTCTGGGAACaatgaaaatgtatataGGAAGCTAAAGGCAAATATAATTTCGTTGAACGTTTCAAATGTCCTAATGGAGCATTATGGTTCTTTTATTTActatgaaaaaaacaaaattgatTTTCTTCTACCGGAATTAGACAACATAATTAACTCATCAAATATAGACTTGTTGAAGGAACTCTGCAAATTATCCTTTTACCCAATTTACAATGAaaca CTAAGCAAAAGAATAACAGAATGGTTAATTAAAGATAGAAAccagaataaaaatattaaggatgacaatgaaaatataaatatgtctTACTTGTTTAGTTTAAATATTCTTCTgacatatttaatttataaaaatgatgattATTCTAATTATTCCTGCTTGATATATCTTAATTTGTTACAA TGGAtgcaaaatgataaaaaaagattacaATTTCGTCTTTTCACACTAAAAGGGATTCTAAAGagatttttgttttgttctttttattttaacgaCAAAGAAATTGccaaaataaagaagataGACAACGAGTGTGCAATAAAtg aagAGGAGCTAGAAGTTTtaaaatgcatatttatgTCATTACACGACAGTTTGGAATATATGGACATAAGCAACTTGCTCAACATAAATGACAAAAATTGCATTTTTGAATtgattaaattttttctcgATTTAGTGAAAAGGCCTCTAATGCATTCACTGCACATATTATGCATCAACTATTTAATAAAGATAGTAAAGAAATGTTATGATTTtcaattttgttataatattaacgTAGAATTATATGACATAGGTCcacatgtaaatatttttgtaaaaattgtaaatttaatttttgctaaaattttatctattttaaaagatataaagaATGATGAGAATACATACTGTAttgatgaaataaataatattaacagtttaatagttttgttttttacaaatgtaataaatagcTGTATTCGAATCATCATACCACAAGTTTTGTTTAACGATAAACTTAAGCACAGTTACTTATtaacaaatgaaaagaaaaacgacAAAGATGGCAATACTAAAGATGAAGAAGACTTTGAGGATAAAGTAGTCGCAAACGCAT GTAACCCGATGTTCTCgtttatagaaatatttataattaataatggCGATAGACACGAAAAGAATATGTTTATAGATTTGATCAAAATACTAGTTAAAGAATGCAGGAAAATAGAAAGgaagtataatataatgaaaatcaTAGATGATGATATGACGATGTATATTAAAGggaatgataataaaaagaaacaagACAATTTGGTAGACaagaattatgtaaaaataagaaaaataagcaaGAAGAGAATTGATTCAAGTGCGTCCTTTAATCTGTCGGATGAATACAGTTCTTCGGTTTACTCTGAAACGGAAGGGGAGGATTTCAATGATTCAGATAGCAATGATGCAGATAGCAATGATGCAGATAGCAATGGTGCAGATGGCAGTGATGCAGATGGCAATGATGCAGATGGCAATGATGCAGATGGCAATCATACGGATGGAAATGATGCATATAACGGTGGAAGCAAAGATAACGAAAAAGATATTGGAAAGGGAATCAAAGACAATGAAAGTGCGAACGAAGAATGTCAGGAAGAGGCTGAAAAagggaaagaaaaagaagagggAGAAAGACATGAAAAAGCAAAGAAagagaggaaaaaaaaggtgGTGTTGaaccaaataaaaaataaaagaaagtcCGCTATAATAGttgataataaaaagtatattattacatacgAATCGGTAATGGTGagatatttaaatattttactaaaatattttaactgcgaaaaatatcaaataagaaatataatccttgatttatttttagctctaataaaaaaaaagaaaactagcaaaaatgaatatatttttcagaatttgtttaaattatttttagaaagATTAGAAGACCCTAATATGATTGTAAAGGCAAAAGCGTTGTCCATTTTGGTTATCTTAACTAATAGAAAATaccataataatatattagtatataaatttatatttaataaaacgagagaaaaaataaatatgtataaaataatatcatcCAATATTTATAGTCATAGAagtaatataagaaaattgaCCATACAATATATAGAAGCAATATTTGAAACATTAATAAGTAGAAAATTGagttacaaaatttttttaatttttatctcGAATTATTTGTATTCCTTATCATTGGATGCTATGTCTTCAGTAAGAAGGCAAGTTTTATTAACTGTTAATAACTTATTTATAATTGCAAgtgaagatatatatatagctaaAATATGGCTatctataatattttctgcAATAACAGATATAGAAGAGACAATAAAAGATGAagctatatctatatttctGAACACATTTATTAAGTCATCTTTTCAATGTACTATATTTAATAccagtgaaaaaaaaattaaacaaattttagaaaaaaataaattatccTATTTTAAAATAGACACTCACGCGGATGGCAACACTGATGGTCTCCCTTCCCCCAATGTAGTGTATGAAtttgaagaaaatgaaaatatgcacaaaataataaactcTTCATTTCATGATAACGTAAAAAATAGGGGGAAGTGCATCCATGAACAAGATGAGTTTGTGGAGGGTAATCAGCCTTTTGTTAGGACATTTCGTCCATCGGTACATAGAACTACTCAGCATTCTACTTCTAACAAAATGAGTAACAACAGTTTTACGAAAAATATAGCAGTAGAAATAAAGGGGAAAATTAAAAgtgaaaagaaagaaaaagaggagtatgataaaaataatgatggTGTATTGCTTCTAATCAATATATGGAAAAGATACATAGATAAGGACTTAAACAATTTGTTTCTTACCATTTTAAAGGTGATGACAAAATATGacttgttatattttaatatgataatattttgtttgaaaaaaaaaaaaaataatatgctaGATCATTTTATCCATATTCTGAACACATTTGTATACAATATGAGGTATTTTTCAATCAGAATGTGCAATACTTTTATTCTCGATTTTATAATCCAATTATCAAAACATTATCagaacaaaattaatatagaTCACATTTTGTTTCTTCTGAATAGATGTTATAAGATATACCTTATGAGCATAAATGAAGTGGGGAACTATACAGAAATAGGGGAAGCATCTCCAAGCAATAACGACAAGAGCAATAACAAAAATGCTAGTAGGGGTGATGATTATAACggaaaaaagaatgaaatgAAAACACATGTAGAAGAAACGAATATAGTCAATCAAAGAAAGAGAGAAGCACATAAAGAGAATGAGTTAGCAATAAATATGGTTCCAAGTGAACAAACAGATATGGATCTCGTGAGTGatgaaattttaagaaaagaaGATTTAATGTACGAAATGAATGTTTGTTCTATGggtgttataaaaaatatcatgttaaaattgtttacaattctttataatttattagaCAATATTAACGAATTGAATGAGGactttttacaaaaattggAATAcacaatttttcatttcaacTGTCCtctatgttttatatatataattttaaatatattaattaaaaaaaagaaaaatgtaaatgatTTCATAGATAAACTAAagggaaaaataatttttttttttaataacattgAAACCCTTCCATACAACACAGTATTTTGCAATGTTTTGGTAacgttcatatttttaattgacCATTTCAGGAAATCAGACTCGTCGTTCCTGGCTACGGCTTGCCATAAATTAAGGCGGGTCTACGACAACACCGCTAATGATGGTATTAGTGAGAGAAGCGTTGGCAATGTTGCTGTTGGTGTGGATAGTGTTGATAAGGGCACTGGAAGTGCCAGAGAAAGACGTAATGACTGTGGCAGTGGTGATTGTAGTGAGGAGTTCTTCGAGGACCGGTGTAACATTATGGTTAAGAACTGCATTTATCTAACACTGAGCGTTTTGCTGATAGATAAAGGGGTACCTATAAGAAATGAactattttcaaattttgagcgagatttaaaaaatagtaatactTCGATGAGTATACTTAACAATTTGATTATTTTAACTTACTATATGGTCATAAACTTTGGTAGTTCATGTAacaaatttgtatttattctATTACGTTTCTTTAAACATGAAAACTCATTTATTCgctatttatctttttatatgttatctAAGTTAATATCAGAAGACtatgtaaaatttaataatcaatttttttttggctttttatatttactagCTGACAAAAATGAAGTGATACGAAAACAGTCTTTGTCTGTTTATAAGCACATActtttaatgtataataaaactaatttaataaatcatattatagaatttatatttgtcttaaataatttttttaattttaagttAAGTAAACATCTAAGTAATATTGGTAACAGTTTTGagataaaaaatgaacaagaCAGGCATATGATATATAGTCttatattagaaaatttgaaaaatagtgaaaaattttctttacaacaaaaactaataaatgaatatctaatacaatatgtatataattatgataacTACTACTTTTCCGAggataatttaaatgaaaaaaggaacaatAAACGAAGTGTTATTCCACTAAATAATGAAGACAATGAAAGTGCAGTGCTACTTGACGTTTTAAACATACTAAGCTccaaattaatgaaaataaaaattaaaaaagatttCGCCAAATtagaagaaaagaataaaaatatgaaaattaaaaatgtagaaaataGTGTAAAGGTATTAAATGatcttatgaaaaatattttaaaaaaaaatactctACCCATCTTGCTATCTTTGAGATCTATAATGTTAAAGGacaaatcatttttttttaaatacatgaatgatctaattatttatttgtgtcTTGATTTTAAAGATTCGCTGGACGATTTAATACCCGATATACATGTAAAGAACGAAATTCAAAACGACTGCCAAAATTTTGTTCATGTAGACGCGATACACCTCCACACAGAACAAGCCgatatatttaacaaatcCAGCACTAGTAGCAGCGGTGGAAGTAACAGAAGAGGAAATATCAGTAATAACAACAGCAGCGCTAATGTTCACATTAACTTTTTCGAGCTCTCATTAAATCAAATGACTGAGCAGAGAGAGGAAAGACATAGGGAAGAACTattagaaaagaaaagagaaaaggaGAAGCAAAAGGGGAAACGAACGGATTTATATTATCTGCATGACAATAGTTCAAGCGATTACGACGAAGTTACAGATGTTTTGCATGGAATACACAATGGAGAAGAAAATAcatcgaaaaaaaaaaaaaagaggaaataa
- the PmUG01_09045000 gene encoding conserved Plasmodium protein, unknown function, translating to MHECMFVLMYMYIHMCKIYREYIKSKLVKIDKIEETAKKMCVASNNKLMFLNTKKEVKKK from the exons ATGCACGAATGCATGTTTGTAttaatgtacatgtatatacatatgtgcaaaATATACAGAGAATACATT AAAAGTAAACTAGTTAAAATTGACAAAATCGAAGAAACAGCCAAAAAAATGTGTGTGGCTTCTAATAATAAACTTATGTTTTTGAACACAAAAAAAGAGGtcaagaaaaaatga
- the PmUG01_09045100 gene encoding conserved Plasmodium protein, unknown function, with translation MKEGIPDLILKFEKKEKERLKRKRKIKTNRNNVQNRGSQSFIYFLFLHNKNKVVEITTNNFDLLKGEIIEVKKYTSNNKLKGIILTNAIKNNLTNCTFEKLYISLSNIYTCMPITSNSNEPLKEKKNIATVIINSYKILMVNKIYEKFKKIGGQLIKSQQNGKENSI, from the coding sequence ATGAAGGAGGGAATTCCCGATTTAATACTAAAGtttgaaaagaaagaaaaagaaaggctgaaaagaaaaagaaaaataaaaacaaataggAACAATGTACAGAATAGAGGAAGCCagagttttatatattttctttttttacataataaaaataaagttgtTGAAATCACtacaaataattttgatttattaaaaGGCGAAATTatagaagtaaaaaaatataccagtaacaataaattaaagggaataattttaacaaatgcaattaaaaataatctaACCAATTGtacttttgaaaaattatatatttctttgtcAAATATTTACACATGTATGCCCATTACGAGTAATTCGAATGAACccttaaaagaaaaaaaaaatatagccACTGTTATTATCAACagctataaaatattaatggtAAACAAGATATAtgagaaatttaaaaaaatagggGGTCAGCTCATCAAAAGTCAGCAAAATGGAAAGGAAAATAGCATATGA
- the PmUG01_09045200 gene encoding 3-oxo-5-alpha-steroid 4-dehydrogenase, putative, whose amino-acid sequence MKVILKKRNGKFIDCFDISPSTTVDQFKEIYYKKYHYYPERQKWNLDSAAGKTLKSGTFNENGIKDSDILIFKDLGVQISWRLVYVIEYLGPIFIFPFFYFCDKYIYSHANKNKNIIQLLSLWFLLFHFLKREFESLFVHRFSNATMPIRRVPINCGHYWVLCGVNIGYYLFHPLYKPYNLESKPVLLYSLFFVLLILEFLNLKCHLILRNLRPRGTKNRGIPHGYGFNYISCANYFYESLIWIIFSLIINTLTGYIFSVVATTQMAIWALKKHNNYKKEFPNYPKKAIFPFIL is encoded by the exons atgaaagtaaTCCTGAAAAAGAGGAACGGAAAATTTATAGACTGTTTTGACATAAGTCCGTCAACGACAGTTGATCAGtttaaagaaatttattataaaaaat ATCATTACTATCCGGAAAGGCAAAAGTGGAACTTAGACAGCG CCGCAGGAAAAACTTTAAAAAGTGGAACTTTTAATGAAAACGGAATAAAAGACAGTGACATACTAATATTTAAAGATCTGG GAGTACAAATATCTTGGCGATTAGTTTACGTGATAGAATATCTTGGACcgattttcatttttccttttttttatttttgtgataaatatatttatagtcatgcaaataaaaataaaaatatcattcAACT GTTATCCTTAtggtttttattatttcatttcttaAAAAGAGAATTCGAGTCTTTGTTTGTTCATCGATTTAGTAATGCTACAATGCCAATAAGAAGGGTTCCCATAAATTGCGGGCATTACTG ggtTTTGTGTGGCGTAAATATTggatattatttatttcatccCTTATATAAACCATATAATCTTGAATCAAAACCCGTTTTActttattctcttttttttgtgttatta ATATTGGAATTTCTGAATTTAAAATGCCACTTGATATTAAGAAATTTAAGGCCAAGAG GTACCAAGAACAGGGGCATACCTCATGGATATGGCTTTAATTACATTTCATGtgcaaattatttttatgaatcgTTAATATGGATTATATTTTCTCtcataataaatacattaacTG GTTATATTTTCAGTGTAGTAGCTACTACGCAAATGGCTATTTGGGCCTTAAAGAAGCAcaacaattataaaaaagagttCCCAAATTATCCAAA AAAAGCcattttcccttttatttTGTGA